The following proteins come from a genomic window of Pararhodobacter sp.:
- a CDS encoding LysR substrate-binding domain-containing protein, with translation MAGFRGAVSSLSALATFEAAARLVGFTRAAEELGVTQAAVSRQIKLLETELNTPLFIRGHRKVELTPAGLMLARALTGAFDQVAEAIDILRHPAAANTVTFGATLGFMHFWLLPRLPAFRAAHPEVQLRLVSQDSGFDMRRDPIDVLIHYGKVPIDGTRCLARLPDVVFPVASPRLAGLDRPLDQLPLIGCEWLEPSWLSWRRWAQLAGHPPLQKANSLRFSQYTDAIYAAVGGEGVALGWRSLIAPHLQDGRLVRLGNEQVTPEESHNLLVPTTRTQGRGARKLTAWLEEAFAAQQA, from the coding sequence CGCGCCGCGGAAGAATTGGGGGTCACGCAGGCAGCGGTGTCGCGCCAGATCAAGCTGTTGGAGACAGAGTTGAACACGCCCCTGTTCATTCGCGGGCATCGCAAGGTCGAACTGACGCCCGCCGGGCTGATGCTGGCACGCGCGCTGACCGGCGCGTTCGATCAAGTGGCCGAGGCGATCGATATTTTGCGTCACCCCGCCGCGGCGAACACCGTTACCTTCGGGGCGACATTGGGGTTCATGCACTTTTGGCTGCTGCCGCGCCTGCCTGCGTTCCGCGCCGCGCATCCCGAGGTGCAATTGCGGCTGGTGTCGCAAGATTCGGGCTTTGATATGCGCCGCGACCCCATTGATGTGTTGATCCATTACGGCAAGGTGCCCATTGATGGCACACGGTGTCTGGCGCGCTTGCCGGACGTGGTTTTCCCGGTCGCGTCGCCCCGACTGGCCGGGTTGGATCGTCCGTTGGATCAGTTGCCGTTGATCGGTTGCGAGTGGCTTGAACCCTCGTGGCTGAGTTGGCGGCGCTGGGCGCAGCTCGCCGGGCATCCGCCGCTGCAAAAGGCAAATTCCCTGCGATTCTCGCAATATACCGACGCGATTTATGCCGCGGTCGGCGGTGAAGGTGTGGCGCTGGGCTGGCGCTCGCTGATTGCGCCGCATTTGCAAGACGGGCGGTTGGTGCGGCTGGGAAACGAGCAGGTCACACCCGAGGAATCGCACAACCTTTTGGTGCCGACGACGCGCACGCAAGGACGCGGTGCGCGCAAACTGACCGCGTGGCTGGAGGAGGCGTTCGCCGCACAGCAAGCATAA